In Rosa chinensis cultivar Old Blush chromosome 1, RchiOBHm-V2, whole genome shotgun sequence, a genomic segment contains:
- the LOC112201076 gene encoding probable receptor-like protein kinase At5g24010 gives MTICLGLKAVIISSALNLDYLELKISFNEIQSATNNFDTKLVIGKGGFGNVYRGTLLNGTKVAVKRAYKRDEHGSGSGQGLLEFETEIIVLSKILHRHLVSLIGYCNERSEMILVYEFMEKGTLRDHLYDSDVPRLSWNQRLEICTEAARGLHYLHTGAARGIIHQDVKSTNILLDENHVAKVADFGLSRFGALDELHVRTNVKGTFGYLDPEYMMSEQLTEKYDVYSFGVVLLEVLCVKPAIDPTLRREQC, from the coding sequence atgaccatTTGTCTTGGGTTGAAGGCAGTCATAATCAGCTCCGCTCTCAATTTAGATTATCTTGAGTTGAAGATATCTTTCAATGAAATTCAGTCTGCAACGAACAACTTTGACACAAAGTTGGTGATAGGCAAGGGTGGCTTTGGGAATGTTTATAGAGGCACTCTTTTGAATGGCACAAAAGTGGCTGTGAAGCGAGCTTATAAGCGAGACGAGCATGGGTCAGGATCAGGCCAAGGCCTCCTAGAATTCGAAACAGAAATCATAGTTTTATCGAAAATCCTCCACCGCCATCTTGTCTCCTTAATTGGTTACTGTAATGAAAGGTCTGAAATGATACTAGTGTATGAGTTCATGGAAAAAGGGACGTTGAGAGATCATTTGTATGATTCAGACGTGCCTCGCTTGTCGTGGAATCAAAGACTTGAAATTTGTACTGAAGCAGCAAGGGGTCTTCATTATCTCCACACAGGTGCAGCTAGGGGAATCATTCACCAAGATGTCAAGTCCACCAACATATTGCTTGATGAAAACCATGTTGCCAAAGTTGCTGACTTTGGCCTTTCGAGATTTGGAGCTCTCGATGAATTGCATGTCAGAACTAATGTTAAAGGCACTTTTGGTTACCTTGATCCTGAGTACATGATGTCTGAACAATTGACAGAAAAATATGATGTTTACTCATTTGGTGTAGTTCTTCTTGAGGTGTTATGTGTAAAACCTGCTATTGATCCAACGCTTCGAAGAGAGCAATGTTAA